CCGGGAAGCATCAGAAGAACGAAAGCCGCTGACACAAGAAGCCATGCTGTGTCGCCTGTGTCGGGTGCGGGCGCCTCATCGGCAAATGCCGAAAATGTAGCAGCCATAAGGAGAAACGTTGTTAGCAGTGATTTTATCATATGTCACCCCGTAATTTAATTCAGTGAAGTTATTGCAAACCGCATGCCAAAAGCATTAATACGAAGAATAGGGATTTGAAATAGCATTTGCATAAATGCTGATTATATAATCATCAGATGTGCTCATAAAATAACCACACTTTCCGGGATGAACTAAATATTATTTGGAGTTGTCTAGATGCGGTAAATGTGATACTAATTTTTGTTCATATACTATGAATAATTATACGAAATCAGGATGGCTGATGGAAAAAATTTCATATGTGATACCGGTTTATGATGAAGAAGATAATCTTGCCCCGCTCTATGAGCAGATAAATTCGGTTTGCGAAAAAATAGGCACAGATTATGAGATCATCTTTGTTGATGACTTCAGCCGTGACAAAAGCCTTGAAATAATCAGAAAAATGGCTGAAAAAGACAGCCATGTCAAATATATAGCCTTTGCGAAAAACTGCGGTCAGTCTGCCGCTCTTTATGCGGGATTTCAGCATGCAACGGGTGATGTTATAATCACCATGGATGCCGACCTGCAGAACGATCCGGCGGATATCCCCGAAATGCTCAAGCTCTACGGTGATTACGATATGGTCACCGGATGGAGATGGAACCGTCAGGACACCCTTTCCAAAAAACTTGCAAGCAAATTCGGCAACAGGATACGCAACGCCGTTATTAAAGAGGATATCCACGACACAGGATGTTCGCTGAAAGTTATGCGTGCCTCCATGCTTAAGCGTGTGAAGATGTATAAGGGACTGCACAGGTTCCTGCCCGCCATGATGCGAATGGAGGGGGCAAAGGTTGTGGAGATGAAGGTGAACCACAGGGCACGCCATGCCGGTGTTTCAAAATATACCAACCTGAAAAGGGGCTATGAGGCTCTTTACGACCTCATATGCGTCCGCTGGATGCAGAAACGTCACCTCAAGATATCCATAAGGGAGAATAATGTCGGTTCTTAACACCGCACTCATCGTTTTCGGCTTTGCAGGACAGGTTCTGTTCTTTATGCGTTTCATCCTGCAATGGCTCTACGCCGAAAAGTACAAAAAGAGTGCAGTGCCCATGTCTTTCTGGTATTTCAGCCTTGCGGGCGGCTTTATGCTGCTCACATATGCGATTCTGGTCAAAGATCCGGTCTTTATTCTGGGTCAGTCAACGGGCGCAATTATATACATGAGAAACATCTCTCTGCTTATGAAGGAGAGAGGAACCAGACCCCGTTCGTTCGGGTTCTGGATGGTGATCATTCTGCTGATATACTTCGGAATGGTTGCCGCTGCGGCGTATTTCTTCCCTGAAACGGCCAGAAAGGACAAAGTGCACTACACAGGCTTCATCTTTGCGGTGGGCATGGTTGCGCAGGGAATGTTCTTTCTCCGGTTCCTTGTTCAGTGGCTTGTTTCGGAAAAGGCCAAGAAGAGTGTTTTCCCTGTCATGTTCTGGTGGTTCAGTCTGGCGGGAAGCGTGCTTCTGCTAATATATTCAGTTATGGTACATGATGCGGTGTTCATCGCCGGTCAGAGTGTCGGAATTTTAATTTATGTCAGAAACCTTTACTTCATCAAACTTGAAAAACAGTCTCCGACTGCTTGAGGGAAGCAGATTTTATCTGTTCCTCGTTCTTTATTTTGTTGTGCTTCTTCTGCCCGCCTTCTGGCTGGACATCATGGAAACAACGGATGCCCGCTATGCTGAGATCGGCAGGGAGATGCTGCGCAACAGAGACTATATTACGCCTTTTTACAATGGTATCAAGCATTTCCATAAACCTCCATTTACATACTGGATGACGGCCTTCGGGCTTGATATATTCGGAGTGAACGGACTGGGCGCAAGATTCTTTCTTGCGGTCTTTTCGGTCATGTCGCTCATTTATACCCGTGCAATGACCTTCACACTGACAGGCGACAGGGACAAGGCCGATCTTTCGGTGCTTATTCTTTCGTCGTCGCTCCTGTTTCTGATAGTCAGCCGTGTCATTTCCACTGATATATACCTTACGTTTTTCACGGTTGCCGCTCTGGCACATATGTTTGAGCAGATCTACGGCTCAAAAAGCATCAGAAACGCCATACTCTGCGGAATATTTTTCGGTTTCGGATTCCTCACCAAGGGGCCGATAATCTTCCTTTTTACACTGCTTCCCTTTGTTTTCATGTGCTTTGTGAGCAGGGAACACAGAAGGGCGTTCGGCATATGGGACTGGCTGGCGATGCTTCTGGTGTTTGTGTGTGTCGCTCTCCCTTGGTATCTGGCGGTAATAAACGCAAACGAGGGTCTTCTGCATTATTTCCTTTATGACCAGACGGTTGAACGTGTGGCCGATGCCGAGAGATTCAGCAGGTCGCAGCCTTTCTATTTCTTTCCTGCGGTGATTCTGGGAACTTTCCTGCCGTGGCTTTTCTATTTCTTTGCGAACATCCGCAACGCCCGATTTGTTAAGGGCGGCGCATGGATATATATGTATGTGCTTATACCTTTTATAGTTTTCCAGCTTTCTGCAAGCAAGCTGGCAACATATATCCTGCCCTTTTACCCCATAATGGCCGTTCTGGCCTCCGGCAGAGCTGAGAGACCCCTTATTCCCAACATGATCGGCTATATCTTCCTTGTTGTGGGTATTGCTGTCGGTGCGACCCCGATTTTCGTTGAGTATCTGCGTGACTACTGGATGTTCATAAGCGGCAGTGCGGCGGCTTACTGCACACTGACCATGTATTTCATAGAGAAACACTGGTTTCAGCAGAGATACCACTTCACGGTCTCTGTTTCATTGATTCTGGTGACACTGCTTGTATACGGCGGTCTGTGCTTCTCCGGTCCCTATATAAAAGGCTACAGGCTCTCCGGAGACGATATTAAAAAGTTTGATCCTCAGGGCAAGTACGACATTGTTATCTACAGTGCATTCACTCCTTCGCTGAGTTTCTACACCGACAGGGTTGTTCCCATATCCTTCGGCAAGAGAAGAGAGACCCAGTTTCAGACCGAAGAGGAGTTCAAAGACATATATTTCCGCAACAATCAGGAGCTGGTGCGCTATCTGGATCAGCGGGAAGAATACATCATCTTCACCTATAAAAAGAACTATGACAGATACATCGGGCTGACAGGCGACAAATGTGAGCTGATATCGGACAGAGGCGACAAAAAAGTGGCATATTTCTGCAGGAAGGGAACAAGACCCGGAAACGAGATACGTTCCGGCGAACTTTACAGATATATACCCTGATTAAACTGAAATAGGTTTGACATTTCGCTCTCGTCTTGTTAAGTTTTTCTACCGCCACAAAAAGATTGGAGCATGCCATGATCTGGAATCAGCAATATGAGACCATGCCGCGGGATGAACTGCGGAAACTTCAGCTTTTAAGACTCAAGCAGCTTGTGGAGAACGTGTATCATCGTGTTCCGTTTTACAGAGATGCGTTTGACAAAGCAGGCGTTAAACCTGAGGATATAAAATCGCTGGACGACCTTAAGCGTCTCCCTTTCACATATAAGCAGGATATGAGGGACAACTATCCCTTCGGCATGTTCGCAGTGCCTCAGGAGCAGGTTGTGCGTATCCACGCATCAAGCGGAACCACCGGAAAACCCACTGTTGTGGGCTACACCGCCAGAGATATCGACACATGGGCCGAGCTTATGGCCAGAACTGTTTCTGCGGCGGGTGTCGGCAGAGGCGATATACTTCAGAATGCCTACGGCTACGGACTTTTCACAGGCGGCCTCGGCGCACACTACGGTGCGGAGAAGGTCGGCGCATCGGTTATCCCCATTTCCGGCGGAAACTCAAAGAAACAGCTCATGCTCCTTAAGGATTTCGGCTCAACAGCCATATCCTGCACCCCCAGCTATGCCCTCAGCCTCTATGAAACGGCTGTGGAGGAGGGTGTTAAGCGTGAGGATCTTAAACTTAAAGTAGGAATATTCGGCGCAGAGCCATGGACAGAGGCCATGCGTCAGGAGATAGAGGCCAAGTGGCAGATAGACGCTGTGGACATATACGGTCTCAGCGAAATAATAGGCCCCGGTGTGGGCTATGAGTGCATCGAAGAGAAGCGTGGAATGCACATCAGCGAAGACCACTTCATCGTGGAGACAATAAATCCCGACACAGGCGAGGTTCTGCCCGCCGGAGAGGAGGGCGAGCTTGTCTTCACCACAATCACCAAAGAGGCCATCCCGCTTATACGCTACCGCACAAGGGACATCACCAGACTTATAACCGATCCCTGCCGCTGTGGACGCTCTTTCGTGCGTATGAACAAGGTAACAGGCAGAAGCGACGACATGCTCATCATCAGAGGCGTGAACGTGTTCCCGTCTCAGGTTGAGGCTATAATCGTCACCAAAGCGGAGCTTTCGCCCCACTATCTGCTTATTATTGACAGGGTGGACAACCTTGACACCCTTGAGATTCAGATAGAGCTTGCGGAAGGCATTTTTATGGACAGGATCAGCAGACTTCAGGAACTTTCCAGATCTGTTGAAAAAGAGATAAAGGATATGATAGGCGTCACATGCAAGGTTCGCATTGTGGAGCACAAGACCATAGCCAGAAGCGAGGGCAAGGCTCAGCGTGTTCTGGACAGAAGAAAGCTATGAGAGGTGTATTATGAAACTTCAGCAGATTTCGGTTTTCATCGAGAATCAGTCGGGAAGACTTTACGACGTTACAAACCTTCTGGGAAAAAGCGGAATAAACATCAGAGCGCTCTCTCTGGCTGACACTTCCGACTTCGGCATCTTAAGGCTCATAGTTAACAACCCCGAAGAGGCTTATAAGATTCTGAAAGACAACGAGTTCACCGTAGGCCGCACAGAAGTTGTGGCTGTGGAGATCAAGGACGAGCCGGGCGGGCTGGCGGAGATCCTCGGTGCGCTCAGCAAAAACGAGATAAACGTTGAATATATGTATGCCTTTGTTGAGCCGGAAGGCAAAAGGGCAATTATGATATTCCGCTTTGACGAAACCGAAAAAGCGGTTGAAAAGCTTCTTGAAGCAGGATTCACTCTTATTCCCGGTGCTAAGATTTACGGGATATAGTTATTCCGTCACTGCGAGCCGATTCATCGGCGCGGCAGTCTCATCCGTTAATGGTTGAGATGAAGGCAAAACAAGTTTGCCATTTTTCGCAAGCTCAAAAAGCCACACCTGCTGCGCAGGTTCGCAATGACACTTTAAAAAATTTACGGGCGGTTATTAATGCAATTTCTTTATTCGGGGCTTACCAGCGGCAGTATCTACGGTCTGGTGGCTCTGGGATTTAACATCATCTACAACACCACGGGACTGATAAACTTTGCGCAGGGAGAGTTTGTCATGCTGGGCGGGATGCTTATCTATACCCTGTTCTGCATGTTCGAGGTTCCGTTTTACACGGCTCTGCCTCTGACCCTCATCGGGTGCTTCATAATCGGCGCACTGTATGAAAGGGTGTTCATCCACATGTCCAGATATAAGACAGAGGTGAACCTCATCACGGTGACCATCGCCGCATCTATCATAATGCGTGACGTTGCGATGCACGTATGGGGGCGTGACAGCCTTCGGGTTGACGACTACATCCCCGTGGTCAACGTTCAGATGCCCGGCGGGGTTATCTCCAGCCAGAGCATACTTATCATCGCCGTCTCCATGCTGGTTGCGTGGGGGCTTAACCTGTTTCTGAAAAAATCAAAATACGGCAAGGCAATGAGAGCCTGTTTCGATGACCAGAGGGCGGCCGAGACCTGCGGAATAAGCGTCCG
This genomic stretch from Seleniivibrio woodruffii harbors:
- a CDS encoding glycosyltransferase family 2 protein: MEKISYVIPVYDEEDNLAPLYEQINSVCEKIGTDYEIIFVDDFSRDKSLEIIRKMAEKDSHVKYIAFAKNCGQSAALYAGFQHATGDVIITMDADLQNDPADIPEMLKLYGDYDMVTGWRWNRQDTLSKKLASKFGNRIRNAVIKEDIHDTGCSLKVMRASMLKRVKMYKGLHRFLPAMMRMEGAKVVEMKVNHRARHAGVSKYTNLKRGYEALYDLICVRWMQKRHLKISIRENNVGS
- a CDS encoding lipid-A-disaccharide synthase N-terminal domain-containing protein, whose amino-acid sequence is MSVLNTALIVFGFAGQVLFFMRFILQWLYAEKYKKSAVPMSFWYFSLAGGFMLLTYAILVKDPVFILGQSTGAIIYMRNISLLMKERGTRPRSFGFWMVIILLIYFGMVAAAAYFFPETARKDKVHYTGFIFAVGMVAQGMFFLRFLVQWLVSEKAKKSVFPVMFWWFSLAGSVLLLIYSVMVHDAVFIAGQSVGILIYVRNLYFIKLEKQSPTA
- a CDS encoding ArnT family glycosyltransferase; its protein translation is MSETFTSSNLKNSLRLLEGSRFYLFLVLYFVVLLLPAFWLDIMETTDARYAEIGREMLRNRDYITPFYNGIKHFHKPPFTYWMTAFGLDIFGVNGLGARFFLAVFSVMSLIYTRAMTFTLTGDRDKADLSVLILSSSLLFLIVSRVISTDIYLTFFTVAALAHMFEQIYGSKSIRNAILCGIFFGFGFLTKGPIIFLFTLLPFVFMCFVSREHRRAFGIWDWLAMLLVFVCVALPWYLAVINANEGLLHYFLYDQTVERVADAERFSRSQPFYFFPAVILGTFLPWLFYFFANIRNARFVKGGAWIYMYVLIPFIVFQLSASKLATYILPFYPIMAVLASGRAERPLIPNMIGYIFLVVGIAVGATPIFVEYLRDYWMFISGSAAAYCTLTMYFIEKHWFQQRYHFTVSVSLILVTLLVYGGLCFSGPYIKGYRLSGDDIKKFDPQGKYDIVIYSAFTPSLSFYTDRVVPISFGKRRETQFQTEEEFKDIYFRNNQELVRYLDQREEYIIFTYKKNYDRYIGLTGDKCELISDRGDKKVAYFCRKGTRPGNEIRSGELYRYIP
- a CDS encoding phenylacetate--CoA ligase family protein, with translation MIWNQQYETMPRDELRKLQLLRLKQLVENVYHRVPFYRDAFDKAGVKPEDIKSLDDLKRLPFTYKQDMRDNYPFGMFAVPQEQVVRIHASSGTTGKPTVVGYTARDIDTWAELMARTVSAAGVGRGDILQNAYGYGLFTGGLGAHYGAEKVGASVIPISGGNSKKQLMLLKDFGSTAISCTPSYALSLYETAVEEGVKREDLKLKVGIFGAEPWTEAMRQEIEAKWQIDAVDIYGLSEIIGPGVGYECIEEKRGMHISEDHFIVETINPDTGEVLPAGEEGELVFTTITKEAIPLIRYRTRDITRLITDPCRCGRSFVRMNKVTGRSDDMLIIRGVNVFPSQVEAIIVTKAELSPHYLLIIDRVDNLDTLEIQIELAEGIFMDRISRLQELSRSVEKEIKDMIGVTCKVRIVEHKTIARSEGKAQRVLDRRKL
- a CDS encoding ACT domain-containing protein, with the protein product MKLQQISVFIENQSGRLYDVTNLLGKSGINIRALSLADTSDFGILRLIVNNPEEAYKILKDNEFTVGRTEVVAVEIKDEPGGLAEILGALSKNEINVEYMYAFVEPEGKRAIMIFRFDETEKAVEKLLEAGFTLIPGAKIYGI
- a CDS encoding branched-chain amino acid ABC transporter permease, coding for MQFLYSGLTSGSIYGLVALGFNIIYNTTGLINFAQGEFVMLGGMLIYTLFCMFEVPFYTALPLTLIGCFIIGALYERVFIHMSRYKTEVNLITVTIAASIIMRDVAMHVWGRDSLRVDDYIPVVNVQMPGGVISSQSILIIAVSMLVAWGLNLFLKKSKYGKAMRACFDDQRAAETCGISVRNVRIMSFAVSSVMAAIAGIIISPITFVTYDDGIMIGLKGFAAAILGGLGNFWAAVAGGLLLGIFESFSASVIPSGYKDAMAFFVILLILFLKPDGLFGKKKAQRV